The nucleotide sequence GAGCCGCTGCCGCGGATCGGGAAGCGTCGCAAAGTGTTGAGCAAACAATAAGGCCTGAGCCTCTCCATGAGTAGTTTCCATCCCGGCAGTTTGCCCGAACTCCCTGGATTTCCACAATCCTTAATGCGCCGGCCCTGCCCACAAGGGGAGAGGGCCAGGGTGAGGGGGATCAAAAAGGCCCTTCCCCTGCTACTCCCCTCATCCTGACCCGTTTTTCAGGGAGACACGTATGAGTAAAGTTCGCTCCCTTCTCTGCTGCAGCATCACGGCATTCTTCGTGCTCTCCCAAGCCGGCTGTTCGTATTATGCCGGCGCCACCACCTACAACGTGCGTCGCACGACCGAGAGCGCCTATTTGTACGCGACCGAGCGGCAAGGCCAGTGGGATGCCGGCGGCCCTCCTCCGCAAGCCGGCAACCTCACCGAGCGCCCGCTCTATCGGAAGCTTGAACGAGCCGCGACCTACTCTACGCAAGGAACGTCTCGCGAGTACGAAGTCAGCGAGCTGCTTCCGCCTGGTCGGTATCTCGTCACGTCCATCCGCGAGATTGGCTCCACAGCAGAAGGGAAAAGCACCCTCCATTATTACGAAGTGCAATTCGAGCACGAGACCGGAGGCGTTCGTTAAACCAGCCCCTGCTCCAAGTTCGAGGAGGCGTTATGGCGCGAAAACGTACAACCAGCGATCCGTTCGCAGACCTGACCTGGGACGACCTTGAAGCATGGGCTGGGGCAACCATCGTCTCTCGGGGGCGTGGCTACCAGCGCGGTGGCCACGTACAAGCGCTTGCCCGCACGCCCAACGGAGGACTGGTGGCCTGGGTGTACGGCACGCAGAAATACGCCACCAAGGTCGAAGTCGAGGACGGCGCACTCTCCGCCTTATGCACCTGTCCGTATGGAGGAACCTGCAAGCATGCCGTGGCGGTCGTGCTCATCTACCTGGATCAACTCAAGCAACAACAGGAAGTCCCCACGGCAACCGCAAGCGACAAGCGCCTCAAACGCCTCGAAGCATTGGCTGAAGAAGACGAATGGGGAGAGGACGACGAAGATAACGAGGATGACGAGGACGAACGGGACGAAGAAGACCAAGACGAGGAAGAGGAAGAGGATGAATATGAGCCTGCCGCTCGTGCGACCCCGCGTCGATCCGACAAAAAGACATCCGATGCCCTGTCTCCTTTTCTCGAACAACAAAGCAAGGAGCAACTCGTTGCCCTACTGAAGGAACAAGCAAACCGTAATCCGGACCTGCGCCAAGCGTTGCAGGACCGAGTCAATCTCTCCACCGGCGCAGTCAAGAAGCTGGTGAAGGATGTACGCGAGGAAATCGAGTCACTGAACAGCGAACCCGATTGGGGAGACGACTGGGACGAAGGAGAAGGCGACGGAAGCATCGATTACTCGCGCTTACGCAGCCGCTTGGAAGCGCTCCTCGCGGCAGGACACGCGGATGACGTTGTCAATCTCGGAGAAGAATTGCTCGTAGCCGGCACAAGACACGTGGAGATGATCCATGACGAAGGGGAGACGGGAGAACAGATCTCTCTGTGCCTGGAGATCGTCTTCCGAGCGCTCCCACAATCCGCCCTCTCACCCGCCCAATAAATGCTGTGGGCGCTCGATGCAGAATTGAATGACGAGTACGACCTCTGCGAGGGCGCGGAGGGCTTTTGGCGGCGACAACATGCGGCGGCGGACTGGAACATCGTGGCGGAAAAGCTGACAGCGCGCCTCAAGCAACAGAAGTCGGCTCGCGGAGATGACAGCTTTTCGAGTACGTACCGGAGAGATCGGCTGACCGACTGGCTGATCATGGCGCTGGAGAACGCGGATCGAAAAGACGAGCTTATCCCGCTGTGCGAGCGCGAAGCGGAAGAGACCGGCAGTTACCTCCGCTTGGTGAACTATCTCAAGGAAGCTAAACGCTGGCAAGAAGCCGAAGAGTGGATACACAAAGGCATCGAGGCAACGCAAAAGCGCACGCCTGGAATTGCCGACCAATTGCGCACCGCGCTTCGGGAGATACGCGAACGAGAGCAGGATTGGCCGCGTGTCGCCGCTTTTTATGCGGAAGATTTCTTCGAGCGCCCGTCCTTGCCTACTTTTCAGGCGCTGCAGCAGGCAGCAACGAAAGCCGCCGTCTGGTCACCGGTGCGCGCGGCGGCCATGGACTATTTAGAAACCGGAGCGCTACCTCAAACACTCGGCACCGCGAAGAACACAAAGCAGAAGACGACGCCCTCATGGCCATTACCCGACAGTGGCATGCACATGGCGAGTGAACACGCGCAGGCACCTGCGCCCATGATCGAGACACTCATCGACCTTGCCATTGCCGAGCAACGACCGGATGACGTGTTGCGTTGGTACAATCAACGCAAACCCCAAACAGCGTCCTGGACCTGGGGATACGGTGGGTCCGACGACGACAAAATTGCCCAGGCTATCGTGGACTTGCATCCCGACCGCGCCATCGCGATTTGGAAGAAAATGGCTGAAGAGCTGATAGCGCAGGCCAACACCAAATCGTACGAATCGGCGGCGACGTATCTCCGGAAAGTCCTGCGCGTCATGAAAGAACGAAAACAAGCGCAAGAGTGGGAGACCTATCTTGCCGGCGTGCGACAGGCGAACGCACGCAAAAGGCGACTGGTGGAAATTCTCGACCGCCTAGAAAAGCGCCGGATTCTTGGATAGTACCTGGAGAGCACCAAAGGAGGAGCAACCGATGGCAGAAGTTCCGAATTTTCCCCGCCCCGTTCCCGATTTCGACGCCCAAGAATTTTGGGAGGGCTGTAACCGCGACGAGCTGCTCATGCAGCGCTGCGCCGACTGCAGCCGGTTCCGCTGGCTCCCGCGGCCTATGTGTCCGCACTGCAACTCGCTGAGCCACGAATGGGTAAAAATGAGCGGCAAAGGAAAAGTGTTCTCTTGGACGATCATCACGCATCCCGTGCACCCTGCGGCCGTGGAGAAAGTGCCGTACAACGTGACACAGGTGCAGCTCGATGAAGATCCGGAACTGGTCCTGGTGACCAATCTAGTCAACGTGCAAAACGAAGACATCCGTATGGCGATGCCCGTGCAAGTCGTCTTCGAAGAGCACGAGCCGGGCGTGAAACTAGCGAAGTTTCAGCCGGTGTGATTCCGTAGGGGCGCGGTGACCGCGCCCCTACGTTTTCGCTTTACAAAAGGAAGGACATATGCAACTCGGACTCGAAGGCAAAGTCGCGATCGTCACCGGTGGCAGTAAAGGGATTGGCCAAGCCACCGCGCTTGGGTTTGTGGCGGAAGGCGCTTCCGTGCTCGCCTGTGCCCGCGGAAAAGAAGCACTCGAAGAAACCGTGCGGTTGGCGGGGAAGCAAGGGGAAGGTCGCATCGTGGGCCTGCAAGCTGACCTGACCGACGGCGCAGCGATCAAAGCCGTGGTGAAAAAATGCCAAGATACTTTCGGTCGTGTGGACATTTTGGTCAACAATGCCGGCAGCGCACGCCCGGGCGATTTTCTCACGCTTCCTGACGACGCTTGGATCGACGACTGGACGCTCAAATTCTTCGGTTACGTGCGCATGGCTCGGGAAGTGTTGCCGATCATGAAGCAACAAGGAAGCGGCGTGGTCATCAACATCATCGGCACGGGCGCGCTCAAGCCGATGGGCAGCTACATGATTGGTGGCGCGGCCAACGCGGCGCTGAATCACTTTACCAAGGCGCTGGCGGATGAAGGGGCCAAGCACAGCGTGCGCGTCGTCGGCATCAACCCCGGCCCGATTCTGACCGAGCGACTGGAAAAATTCCTTTCGACCTTCAGCGCGGGCAACAGCCGGGAAGACGCGTTAAAGAAAATGACTCCGCTGGGCCGCGTGGGCGAGTCCGTGGAAGTAGCGGATCTCATTCTGTTCATGGCCTCTCCCCGCGCTGCGTTCATTCACGGTGCCAACATCACGATCGATGGCGGGGCGAATCCGGGGCTGATGGGATAACAATAGACTGAAGGACTGCCCGACTGCTAGACTGAGTTCATGTCTCGCATTCCCACCAATCCCTCGTTGTTGAAGCAAATTCTCATTGCATTCATCGCCAACGAAGTCTGCAAGACTGGCGTGAACCGTGTGGTCGTTGGTCTTTCCGGCGGTGTCGATTCTGCTTTGAGCGCGTGTTTAGCGGCGGCGGCGCTAGGGCGGGAGAATGTCCTTGCTATCAAAATGCCCTACAAAGCCTCCAGCAAGGAAAGCCTGGAGCATGCCGACTTGGTCATCGCCGCCACCGGCATTCAGTCCCTCACGGTCGAGATCACGCCGCAAATCGACGCCTACTTCGAGCGGTTTCCCGACGCGGACAACATGCGCCGCGGCAACAAGATGGCCCGCGAACGCATGACGATTCTCTACGATCATTCCGCGCGCTGGCAAGCGTTAGTGCTGGGCACGAGCAATAAGACCGAACTACTCCTGGGCTATGGCACCCTCTATGGCGACATGGCTTCGGCGGTGAACCCGCTCGGCGACCTGTATAAAACCCAGGTCTGGACATTATCGAAATTCGTCAATGTCCCGCGCCCGATCATAGAGAAGCCACCCTCGGCGGATCTGTGGTCAGGACAAACGGACGAGAACGAGTTAGGCTTCTCGTATCGGGACGTCGACGAACTCCTCTACCTCATGGTCGATCAACGATTTTCCCCGGAGGAACTGCACGCCGCCGGTTTCGCGCCGACGTTCATCGAGCAGGTGTCTCGACGCATCATGAACTCGCAGTACAAGCGCCGCCTGCCGGTCATTGCCAAAGTCTCGCAGCGCACCATCGACCGCGACTTTCGCTATTCTCGGGATTGGGGGCGGTGACGTGCCGGGTATTCTGTATGTTGTGGCGACGCCGATCGGCAATCTCGAAGACATCACACTCCGGGCGCTCCGTATCCTGAAAGAAGCCGATCTCATCGCGGCGGAAGACACCCGCCACACCAAAAAGTTGCTGACGCATTACGGCATCGACACGCCGCTGACCAGCTATTACGACCACATCGAAACCGAAAAGGCACCGGCGCTCATTGCCCAGCTCCACGAGGGCAAAACCATCGCGCTCGTGAGCGACGCCGGCACGCCGGGCATCGCCGACCCAGGCTATCGTCTCGTGAAAGGCGCGGCGGAGGCTGGCATCCCCGTGGTGCCTGTTCCCGGTCCGTCCACCCTGACTGCGCTCTTGAGCATTGGCGGCTTGCCGACCGATCGATTCGCTTTCGAGGGTTTCTTACCGGCCAAACCTACGCAGCGTAGAAAAACCTTACAACTCCTGAAACAAGAGAAGCGAACGCTTGTTTTCTTCGAATCTCCCCATCGCGTGTGCGATGCGTTGGCTGACATTGAGACCGTCTTCGGCAACCGCCAGATTGTATTCGGCAGAGAACTCACGAAGATGTTCGAGGAAGTGCTCCGTGGCCGAGTCAGCGAGATCCGCGCTCGCTTGCACGATCGAGAAGTGAAAGGGGAAGTGGCCCTGCTTGTTGCCGGAGCAGCGGAAGAGCAGCGATCAGAGGAGGCACCGCCGCTTACCGAAGAGGTGCAATACCTGCTCGCCCAAGGACTCCCATTGAAGGAGATTGCGCAAATCGTCGGCGAACACCGAGGTATTTCTAAAAGGGACGTGTATGCTGTGGGCCTGCAACTGAAAGACCAGGATGCGGAAAAGTCTTGAGGAGGATTTCATGACGAAGCCACACACACCTTCGCTCGGCCAACTGATGGGGTTGTTGTTCAGAGCCCACCCGTGGCACGGTGTCCCCGTGGGTCAGGACGCCCCGAGCATCGTCACCACCTACATCGAAATCGTGCCGACTGATTCGGTCAAGTATGAAATCGACAAGGATTCCGGCCTGCTCAAAGTCGACCGCCCGCAGCGCTACTCGAATGTCTGCCCGACGCTCTACGGCTTTATTCCGCAAACGCTGTGCGCCGAACGGGTCGGGAATTTCTGTGGGGGGAAAACCCAACGAGCCGGCATCGACGGCGATGGCGACCCGCTGGACATTTGCGTGCTGACCGAGAAAGTCATCCCCCGCGGAGATATCCTCCTACAAGCCATTCCCATCGGCGGGTTGCGCATGATCGACAGAAACCAGGCCGATGACAAAATCATCGCCGTCATGCAAGACGACGCGGTGTACGGCGGCTGGCAAGAGATCGCCCACTGTCCATCCGCCTTGATCGAACGACTCAAGCACTATTTTCTCACCTACAAAGACGCTCCAGGCACGATCGAACGGCGTTGTGAGATCACCCACGTCTACGGACGAGGAGAAGCCTACGACGTGATTCAGCATAGCCGCGAGGACTACGCGGAAAAGTTCGGTAATCCGGAGGGGCAATTCGCCGAGCTGTTGGGCAGATAGCTTACTCGTCGCTCGTCACTCGTTGCAGCACTTTTCGTTTGGATGAGTAGACTCGTTGCTGCTCCTTCTCCCCTCACCCTGTCCCTCTCCCGCAAGGGGAGAGGGAACCCAAGAACGACCTCTTCATACGAATGCAAACCGCTGTAACTCACCACTCATTACTTTTCACTCATCACTCAGTACTCGCCTGATACACCTCCGTCTTCGGGTAGAAGGCATACCAGCCAAACCAGAAGGAGACATGTCCTCCGAGACGTGAGAGTCTTTCGCCGGTCTGGATATTCACCAAATGTTCCTCTTGCACTTGCCAGACTTCCCCTTTTTGTTGGTCTACGAGTTCTTGCCGGGTGTTTCCTGCGGCAAACCGGTAATCGCGCCGTGCGTAAGCCCGCGCCGTGCGCGTCTCGGCGTCGGCCACGATCACTAGGTTCGTTCCACCCACGGCATCGTTGAGGACTTTCTTTGCGCCTAAAGCGTCTAGCGGATAAGCTTTGGGATGGTCGTCGATACGCAGCGCAAAAACATACGATTTGAGCGGCAAGCGCTGGTCACGGGGGGAAACGGGAAACATCGTATCCGGTCGAGCGAAGTAGGCGCCATAGGCTTTTCCCGGCGTATAGTCGCGCTGATGGCCGGTATTGATATCGAGCACCATGGTCTCGGGATGTTCGCGTAGCCACTGCTCCCAGGTAGTAATCGCCACCGGTAACACTTGCAGCTTAATCCCACTCGTGGCCAGCGAACCGACCACCGGCTCTCCGGTCAGGTTATGCCAGAGGCTCTCGGTTTGATGGTCGTACATGAGTTTATTGCTACGGAAGAGAAACCCGGAAGAACCGAAGGTATATGTCGTCCCACTCACGGTGGTGTCGTAGAGGATCCCCGATCCACACAACGTTCAGTAGGAGAGGGTAATCGGTTTCCCGCCCACGACATCGTTGAACATCTCGTGCCAATCGAGAATCCGCAGCGGATACGCGCGGCTCTCGCCATTGAACGACACGCCAAAGACCAGTTCTTGCGGGGTCAGATAGGTCGCCTCGTTCGGCTGCACATGCTTGGGATTAGTCAGCGCCGGGATACCGTCCTTGCGCACCCCACCCCACACAATTTCTTCTAGGCGAATGCGATACGGCACGTCAGGGTAGAGAAAATTCTCGAAGGCTTTATCGACGCGGCTGTACAAGTTCGACTTCCAGGCCAAGAAGCTTTTGGGCGGATGGATGTCATCTCGCCCTTGCAACCACTCCACCCACCGTCCCCAGTCGTCACCCAGCTTCTGACCGCTCAGTTGTTCCAGGGTCGCGACGGGAGACAGTTGAAAGACCGACTCGAAGCGCATGATCTCAATCAGCGCCGGCACGGCGGCGAGCTGTTTCGCCTCGCCTAGGGCTTTGATCGCTGCCCCGCGAATGTGCGGGCTCGAATGCGTCAGATTATTCACCAACGCATCCACCAGTTGTTCTCGCTCTTGCTCCCGAACCTCTTTCCGCTCAGGCGTCGTGCCGGCACAAAGCACGACAGCTAGTAGGGCAAAAGCGGAGCCTATTCTCCAGTGCCAGTTCTTCTGTCGGTCCATTGCCGTCCCTCCTTATTTTCATATGTAGACGCATGATATTCTTCTCACCAACAAACAACCCTCCGGCAAAGTTCCCGTCGAGAACCGGAGTTGACGGGTCAGGCATTGCGGTCAAGAATGCCGGTCGCACACTCACGGCAAAAGGGGGAACGAGCGATGGTGCGACTAGGCGTGGCGTTAGGCGGCGGAGGGCTCTCACCGATAGAGATTGTCGATTGCGTGAAACTCGCCGAGGAACTTGGCTACGAGTCGGCATGGGTGGTCGAGGGCCACGGCGGCGATCAGTTTTCCATCTTGACCGCCTGCGCCGTACAAACCAAGACCATTTTGCTCGGCACCGCGATCAGTAGCGTATTCGTGCGCAGCGCGCCAACCATCGCCATGGCAGCGGCCTGTGTCGATTACTTTTCCAACGGACGATTCATTCTTGGTCTCGGCTCAAGCCACAAAGTGCAGGTCGAGCCGGAACACGGGATTCCGTATGGCAAACCCGTCCAGCGCCTCAAAGACACTGTGGCCATCGTCCGCGCTTTGGTGCGCGACGGCGTGGCGTCGCATCAAGGCGAGACCATCAATCTGGAGCGGTTCGATTTGTGGTTCACACCGATCCGACGCGAGTTTCCCATTTATGTCTCGGCGGTGTTTCCCCAGATGCTGGAGATCAGCGGCGAAATTGCGCAAGGCACGATCATGGTGTGGAGCAACCAAGAGTCTGGCCGCAAAGCCGCCGAGCATATCGCCACCGGCGCGCGCCGAGCCGGACGCGACCCGAAAGACATCGACATTGTCTCGCTGCTGTCATGCAGCATGTCGGAGAATCGCCAAGAAGCGTTCGAGCGCATGCGTCCCGCTGCGGCATTCTACGCCGGCTTCTTCCCGCGCTACAATCGCTTGATGGCGG is from Deltaproteobacteria bacterium and encodes:
- a CDS encoding NAD+ synthase; this translates as MSRIPTNPSLLKQILIAFIANEVCKTGVNRVVVGLSGGVDSALSACLAAAALGRENVLAIKMPYKASSKESLEHADLVIAATGIQSLTVEITPQIDAYFERFPDADNMRRGNKMARERMTILYDHSARWQALVLGTSNKTELLLGYGTLYGDMASAVNPLGDLYKTQVWTLSKFVNVPRPIIEKPPSADLWSGQTDENELGFSYRDVDELLYLMVDQRFSPEELHAAGFAPTFIEQVSRRIMNSQYKRRLPVIAKVSQRTIDRDFRYSRDWGR
- a CDS encoding inorganic pyrophosphatase; the protein is MTKPHTPSLGQLMGLLFRAHPWHGVPVGQDAPSIVTTYIEIVPTDSVKYEIDKDSGLLKVDRPQRYSNVCPTLYGFIPQTLCAERVGNFCGGKTQRAGIDGDGDPLDICVLTEKVIPRGDILLQAIPIGGLRMIDRNQADDKIIAVMQDDAVYGGWQEIAHCPSALIERLKHYFLTYKDAPGTIERRCEITHVYGRGEAYDVIQHSREDYAEKFGNPEGQFAELLGR
- a CDS encoding SDR family oxidoreductase is translated as MQLGLEGKVAIVTGGSKGIGQATALGFVAEGASVLACARGKEALEETVRLAGKQGEGRIVGLQADLTDGAAIKAVVKKCQDTFGRVDILVNNAGSARPGDFLTLPDDAWIDDWTLKFFGYVRMAREVLPIMKQQGSGVVINIIGTGALKPMGSYMIGGAANAALNHFTKALADEGAKHSVRVVGINPGPILTERLEKFLSTFSAGNSREDALKKMTPLGRVGESVEVADLILFMASPRAAFIHGANITIDGGANPGLMG
- a CDS encoding DUF3179 domain-containing protein, yielding MSGTTYTFGSSGFLFRSNKLMYDHQTESLWHNLTGEPVVGSLATSGIKLQVLPVAITTWEQWLREHPETMVLDINTGHQRDYTPGKAYGAYFARPDTMFPVSPRDQRLPLKSYVFALRIDDHPKAYPLDALGAKKVLNDAVGGTNLVIVADAETRTARAYARRDYRFAAGNTRQELVDQQKGEVWQVQEEHLVNIQTGERLSRLGGHVSFWFGWYAFYPKTEVYQASTE
- the rsmI gene encoding 16S rRNA (cytidine(1402)-2'-O)-methyltransferase, producing MPGILYVVATPIGNLEDITLRALRILKEADLIAAEDTRHTKKLLTHYGIDTPLTSYYDHIETEKAPALIAQLHEGKTIALVSDAGTPGIADPGYRLVKGAAEAGIPVVPVPGPSTLTALLSIGGLPTDRFAFEGFLPAKPTQRRKTLQLLKQEKRTLVFFESPHRVCDALADIETVFGNRQIVFGRELTKMFEEVLRGRVSEIRARLHDREVKGEVALLVAGAAEEQRSEEAPPLTEEVQYLLAQGLPLKEIAQIVGEHRGISKRDVYAVGLQLKDQDAEKS
- a CDS encoding OB-fold domain-containing protein, with the protein product MAEVPNFPRPVPDFDAQEFWEGCNRDELLMQRCADCSRFRWLPRPMCPHCNSLSHEWVKMSGKGKVFSWTIITHPVHPAAVEKVPYNVTQVQLDEDPELVLVTNLVNVQNEDIRMAMPVQVVFEEHEPGVKLAKFQPV
- a CDS encoding LLM class flavin-dependent oxidoreductase, coding for MPVAHSRQKGERAMVRLGVALGGGGLSPIEIVDCVKLAEELGYESAWVVEGHGGDQFSILTACAVQTKTILLGTAISSVFVRSAPTIAMAAACVDYFSNGRFILGLGSSHKVQVEPEHGIPYGKPVQRLKDTVAIVRALVRDGVASHQGETINLERFDLWFTPIRREFPIYVSAVFPQMLEISGEIAQGTIMVWSNQESGRKAAEHIATGARRAGRDPKDIDIVSLLSCSMSENRQEAFERMRPAAAFYAGFFPRYNRLMAESGFPDAAQAIREAWQKGDREGAAKFVSDELIRALGVAGTPSECRERIEAYRHSGIALPIIFPLGDGPNAKQQVMETLRGCKP
- a CDS encoding DUF3179 domain-containing protein, with translation MDRQKNWHWRIGSAFALLAVVLCAGTTPERKEVREQEREQLVDALVNNLTHSSPHIRGAAIKALGEAKQLAAVPALIEIMRFESVFQLSPVATLEQLSGQKLGDDWGRWVEWLQGRDDIHPPKSFLAWKSNLYSRVDKAFENFLYPDVPYRIRLEEIVWGGVRKDGIPALTNPKHVQPNEATYLTPQELVFGVSFNGESRAYPLRILDWHEMFNDVVGGKPITLSY
- a CDS encoding SWIM zinc finger family protein; its protein translation is MARKRTTSDPFADLTWDDLEAWAGATIVSRGRGYQRGGHVQALARTPNGGLVAWVYGTQKYATKVEVEDGALSALCTCPYGGTCKHAVAVVLIYLDQLKQQQEVPTATASDKRLKRLEALAEEDEWGEDDEDNEDDEDERDEEDQDEEEEEDEYEPAARATPRRSDKKTSDALSPFLEQQSKEQLVALLKEQANRNPDLRQALQDRVNLSTGAVKKLVKDVREEIESLNSEPDWGDDWDEGEGDGSIDYSRLRSRLEALLAAGHADDVVNLGEELLVAGTRHVEMIHDEGETGEQISLCLEIVFRALPQSALSPAQ
- a CDS encoding SWIM zinc finger domain-containing protein; this encodes MLWALDAELNDEYDLCEGAEGFWRRQHAAADWNIVAEKLTARLKQQKSARGDDSFSSTYRRDRLTDWLIMALENADRKDELIPLCEREAEETGSYLRLVNYLKEAKRWQEAEEWIHKGIEATQKRTPGIADQLRTALREIREREQDWPRVAAFYAEDFFERPSLPTFQALQQAATKAAVWSPVRAAAMDYLETGALPQTLGTAKNTKQKTTPSWPLPDSGMHMASEHAQAPAPMIETLIDLAIAEQRPDDVLRWYNQRKPQTASWTWGYGGSDDDKIAQAIVDLHPDRAIAIWKKMAEELIAQANTKSYESAATYLRKVLRVMKERKQAQEWETYLAGVRQANARKRRLVEILDRLEKRRILG